In Micromonospora inyonensis, the genomic window GCGTGCACGGGCTGCGAGATCACCGATAGAGGAGGAGTGACGACGTCGGCCCAATCGGTGTCGTCGAAGGAGATCACCGACAGATCGTCGGGGATCGCCAGACCGCGCTCGCGTGCCGCGAGCAGAACGCCCAGGGCGAGGATGCTGTCCGGGGTGAGCACCGCCGTCGGGGGATCGGGCTGGCCAAGTAGGTCGAGCATCGCGTGCAGCGCCTCCTTGCGACCCAGGCACCCGACCCGTACGTAGCGGTCGGGATCGAGGCCAGCCGACCGCAGGCTCTCGCGGTAGCCGAGCAGTCGCTCGTCACCGGTCGAGATCCGCCTTCCGAGCCCGTCGTGCTCCCCAGGGGACACTGTGCCGCGCAGATAGCCGATTCTTGTGTGGCCGGCGGCGAGAAAGTGCATTACAGCGGCTGCAGCGGCTGCCCGGTTGTGCACCGTCACGCTGTCGGCCGCGATGCCGGTGACCCGGCGGTCGATGGCGACGACGGCCACGCCGGCGGCCTGTGCCTCGCGGAGGTGCTCGACATCCGTGCTCGAGGCGGGCGCCACGATGATCCCGTCGACCCGTTTGTCGAGGAAGAGGCGTACGGAGCTGCGTTCCGTGGCGACGTCCTCGTCGGAGTTGGCGAGCAGCACCTCGTAGCCGTGGACGCGCGCGGCATCGCCGACCGCGCGGGTCACGGCGGCGAAGAACGGGTTCTCGATGTCGGCGACCACCAGACCCAGCGACTGGGTCCGTCCGGTGATCATGCTGCGAGCCAGGGCATTGGGACGGTAGCCGAGCTCCTCGGCTGCCGCGAGTACGCGCTCCCGGAATCGCTCGCTGACGTGACCGTAGCCGCCGAGTGCCCGAGCGGCTGTGGCGGTGCTGACGCCGGCCGCCTTCGCGACGTCCGGGATCGTGGCAGGTCCTTTCGCCATGGCGCTCCCTCGACTCGACTGTGCGAACTGCTTGACAGCCTGCACGGCTGGTGAGAACGTTGTCAAACCTTGCTCCTGACAACGTTCTCAACGAGAGATCGGTTTCGCTGTATGTCTATGGATGTGGGCACCGGAACGCCCGTCCGCACGGATGTCGAGCTGCGACTGCGTCCCATCGCCGATGACT contains:
- a CDS encoding LacI family DNA-binding transcriptional regulator, translated to MAKGPATIPDVAKAAGVSTATAARALGGYGHVSERFRERVLAAAEELGYRPNALARSMITGRTQSLGLVVADIENPFFAAVTRAVGDAARVHGYEVLLANSDEDVATERSSVRLFLDKRVDGIIVAPASSTDVEHLREAQAAGVAVVAIDRRVTGIAADSVTVHNRAAAAAAVMHFLAAGHTRIGYLRGTVSPGEHDGLGRRISTGDERLLGYRESLRSAGLDPDRYVRVGCLGRKEALHAMLDLLGQPDPPTAVLTPDSILALGVLLAARERGLAIPDDLSVISFDDTDWADVVTPPLSVISQPVHAMGARAVELLLDRIDRAHGRARHVRLRARMVERASVGPPPGVSSRSSSEIHPDQQGLVIVGNQ